A portion of the Agrobacterium tumefaciens genome contains these proteins:
- a CDS encoding UTP--glucose-1-phosphate uridylyltransferase: protein MDLNKTVRKAVIPVAGNGTRFLPATKAMPKEMLTIVDRPVVQYAVDEAMQAGIEHIIFVTSRNKTAIEDYFDSAPELINTLTRSGKTVQVLQLEKMLPVAGTVSYTRQQVPLGLGHAVWCARELVGKEPFALLLPDMVSYGARGCIAGLMELYDEVGGNILGVEECLPEEVSSYGVVGVGQKVNHGFAVTEMVEKPEPSRAPSNYYLNGRYILQPEIFDILAKQERGAGNEIQLTDGMKRLAEKQAFHAQKYSGRTFDCGSKQGFIAANVAFSLMRADMEAQVLASVKELVANHESRVQAA, encoded by the coding sequence ATGGACCTGAACAAAACTGTCAGAAAAGCCGTCATTCCCGTAGCCGGCAACGGCACGCGGTTTTTGCCCGCCACCAAGGCGATGCCGAAGGAAATGCTCACGATCGTCGACCGGCCGGTCGTGCAATATGCCGTCGATGAGGCAATGCAGGCCGGCATCGAGCACATTATTTTCGTAACCAGCCGCAACAAGACCGCCATCGAAGACTATTTCGACAGCGCGCCCGAGCTTATCAACACGCTCACCCGCTCCGGCAAGACGGTGCAGGTGCTGCAGCTTGAAAAGATGCTGCCAGTCGCAGGCACAGTCAGCTACACGCGCCAGCAGGTGCCGCTCGGCCTCGGCCACGCGGTTTGGTGCGCGCGCGAACTGGTGGGCAAGGAGCCTTTTGCGCTGCTTTTGCCTGATATGGTTTCCTATGGCGCACGCGGCTGCATTGCCGGGTTGATGGAACTCTACGACGAAGTCGGCGGCAATATCCTCGGTGTTGAGGAATGCCTGCCGGAAGAAGTGTCATCCTACGGCGTCGTTGGTGTCGGCCAGAAGGTCAATCACGGCTTTGCGGTGACCGAAATGGTCGAGAAGCCGGAACCATCCAGGGCGCCTTCGAATTATTATCTAAACGGCCGTTATATTCTGCAGCCGGAAATCTTCGACATTCTCGCCAAACAGGAGCGTGGCGCGGGCAACGAAATCCAGCTGACTGACGGCATGAAGCGGCTCGCTGAGAAGCAGGCCTTCCATGCGCAGAAGTATAGCGGTCGCACATTCGACTGCGGCAGCAAGCAGGGCTTCATCGCCGCCAATGTCGCTTTCTCGCTGATGCGTGCCGACATGGAGGCGCAGGTTCTCGCTTCCGTCAAGGAACTCGTCGCAAACCATGAAAGCCGCGTTCAGGCGGCCTGA
- a CDS encoding acyltransferase family protein, with product MTVDQNLSSRINLMRILLISGIVFVHVPHDAETSPFLGLYGFFDWLRVFLGDALFRIGVPCLSAISGYLLFRRGMSGFDYPATIRSKSKTVLLPFLLWNGALFAAILLIQLFDVGVGYFPDLWNASPREIISHGTALEELPVNVPLYFLRDLFVCILLSPVLAFLMRRFALPTLAILLFITAMPDLTIFIVQKKSILFSFSLGIALALHRVDVKALDPYAFPIMALTFVAAAMLATGLYFTGPEFTFWLNMSRNLLAVFGALGFWASSALLIRSRLGKRLSETGSLSFWIFCAHYPLLVIMWMVWNKGGPDFYPAFYVIATLSAFVILVVSNAQTRKYLPAVYAVLTGSRNGKRKTTSEFAAKRASMIGPPTSETLYSQRQR from the coding sequence GTGACTGTCGATCAGAACCTATCCTCCCGTATCAATTTGATGCGTATATTGCTGATCTCTGGAATCGTGTTCGTCCATGTGCCGCACGATGCCGAAACCAGCCCTTTTCTTGGCCTTTACGGCTTCTTCGACTGGCTGCGTGTTTTTCTGGGCGACGCCCTGTTTCGCATCGGTGTGCCCTGTCTCAGCGCGATATCCGGCTATCTGCTGTTTCGTCGCGGCATGAGCGGGTTCGATTATCCGGCGACGATCCGTTCGAAGTCGAAAACGGTACTGCTGCCCTTCCTGCTGTGGAATGGCGCGTTGTTTGCCGCAATTTTGCTTATCCAGCTGTTTGACGTTGGTGTGGGTTATTTCCCGGACCTCTGGAACGCCAGCCCGCGTGAAATCATCAGCCATGGCACGGCGCTCGAAGAACTGCCGGTAAACGTGCCGCTTTATTTCCTGCGTGACCTGTTCGTCTGCATCCTGCTGTCGCCGGTGCTTGCATTTCTCATGCGCCGCTTTGCGCTGCCAACCCTCGCTATCCTGCTCTTCATAACCGCCATGCCTGATCTGACGATCTTCATCGTCCAGAAGAAATCGATCCTGTTCAGCTTCTCGCTGGGCATCGCACTTGCGCTGCACCGCGTCGATGTCAAGGCACTCGATCCCTACGCCTTCCCGATCATGGCGCTGACCTTTGTCGCTGCGGCCATGCTGGCAACAGGCCTCTATTTCACCGGCCCGGAGTTCACCTTCTGGCTGAACATGTCGCGCAATTTGCTCGCTGTTTTTGGCGCGCTCGGTTTCTGGGCGTCGTCGGCGCTTTTGATCCGGAGCAGGCTCGGCAAGCGGCTTTCCGAGACCGGAAGCCTCAGCTTCTGGATATTCTGCGCTCACTATCCGTTGCTCGTCATCATGTGGATGGTCTGGAACAAGGGCGGACCCGATTTCTACCCCGCCTTCTATGTCATCGCCACGCTGTCCGCCTTTGTCATTCTGGTGGTGAGCAATGCACAAACCCGCAAATACCTGCCGGCCGTCTATGCCGTGCTGACCGGAAGCCGGAACGGCAAACGCAAGACAACGTCCGAATTCGCTGCAAAACGGGCCTCCATGATCGGCCCGCCCACATCCGAAACACTTTATTCGCAACGACAGAGGTGA
- a CDS encoding glycosyltransferase family 2 protein: MENLNPQPDISFVIAAYNAAETIEAAIQSALDQQGVTLEVIVVDDRSADETISLVEAIAANDPRVRLLALEQNLGPGGARNAGIDAATGRFIAVLDSDDVIRPDRSACMMCRADAANAVIAVDNLDVAYTDGRPMETMFSEEFLEERPVLTLEDFISSNILFRSTFNFGYMKPMFRRDFLNSEGLRFREDIRIGEDYILLASALAAGGLCVIEPKPGYIYNSREGSISRVLEIHHVEGMMRADQEFLSHYALLPAAMDAQQARSRSLQLARNFLTLVEDIKRRSIIGALKTTIRDPAVLGHLRMPIAVRLKRLRNAMFAPAANTGVKRQIS; encoded by the coding sequence ATGGAGAACCTTAACCCTCAGCCCGATATCAGCTTCGTCATTGCCGCCTATAATGCCGCCGAGACGATCGAAGCCGCCATTCAAAGTGCGCTTGACCAGCAGGGCGTGACGCTGGAGGTGATCGTCGTGGATGACCGCTCCGCCGACGAGACGATCTCGCTCGTCGAGGCCATTGCGGCCAACGATCCGCGTGTCCGGCTGCTTGCCCTTGAACAGAACCTCGGACCGGGAGGCGCGCGCAATGCCGGTATCGACGCAGCAACCGGACGCTTTATCGCCGTTCTCGATTCGGACGACGTCATCCGCCCCGACCGTTCCGCCTGCATGATGTGCCGGGCAGATGCGGCGAATGCAGTGATCGCTGTAGACAATCTCGATGTCGCTTATACGGACGGCAGGCCGATGGAAACGATGTTCTCGGAAGAGTTTCTGGAGGAAAGACCCGTCCTTACCCTTGAGGACTTCATTTCCTCCAACATCCTTTTCCGCTCCACCTTCAACTTCGGCTACATGAAGCCGATGTTCCGGCGCGATTTCCTAAATAGCGAGGGATTGCGTTTTCGCGAGGACATCCGCATCGGCGAGGATTACATCCTGCTTGCCTCGGCGCTTGCCGCCGGCGGCCTCTGCGTCATCGAGCCGAAACCGGGCTACATCTATAATAGTCGCGAAGGTTCGATCTCGCGCGTCCTCGAAATCCACCACGTCGAAGGAATGATGCGGGCGGACCAGGAGTTTCTGAGCCACTACGCGCTGTTGCCCGCCGCCATGGATGCGCAGCAGGCCAGAAGCCGTAGCCTGCAACTGGCCCGTAACTTCCTGACATTGGTGGAAGACATCAAGCGCCGCTCGATTATCGGCGCGCTGAAGACAACGATCAGAGATCCCGCCGTGCTGGGCCATTTGAGAATGCCCATTGCCGTGCGGCTGAAGAGGTTGCGGAACGCGATGTTTGCGCCCGCGGCAAATACTGGGGTGAAAAGGCAGATTTCGTAA
- a CDS encoding polysaccharide biosynthesis tyrosine autokinase, giving the protein MHHKTFKSSIGFPDPGKDADTFIDLDRLWAAVVRRANVIAASVIAAVVLAGLYLVLATPVYTAMTQVLLDESLSRYAEEESPVPAAQIVDNRIASAVEILKSKEMALTVVDKAKLDENDTIVNPSLSPVDLVKSSVRGIVDLILPGDPPASEAAIRAGRREKAAAVLQQSLIVERVGRSSVIAISTRSTDRQLAALIAKTYAQAYLTEQLNANFDASERASVWLQERMSDLNQRAQAAQLAVEKFKTDNNIVSSRGELMSEGQLADLNGQLIAAQADVATAAARYGQYKSIIDRGPDAAVDNAVVSARDADNSVIQDLRKRYITISDRLQGVVQQFGADHPQAVALESEKKEIARQIFQELQQVTGSLKNEYDVSNSRVQSLRDNIDRVAGRNSQANITMVQLRELEQRATALRTLYQSYLGRFEEASQKQSLPIAKARIISEAGLPTAPSSPKKTMTMALSVILGLMLGGGIAALLEFRDRFFHTGNDVRDNLRMRFLGYLPFIGERGAETAKSGTPAATPGSESTTIDENGQVSFQKMLRLAVDSPRSSFAETLRNVKLTADVVIQERQCRVIGVISCLPNEGKSVVALNLAGLIASTGKRTLVVDADIRNPGLSRMLTTRQSAGLVEVVLDEIPWTQAVKVDTRTKMGILPVSTSNQFAHSSELLASSGMRKFIESAREACDYIIVDLAPVVPVIDAKAFAPQVDGFVFVTEWGKTPIQMVQNLMANEPQIANKTLGIVLNKTDMTELQRYAGPGGSEHYHETFAAYYGDAKPPVKENA; this is encoded by the coding sequence ATGCACCACAAGACCTTTAAATCCAGCATCGGTTTTCCGGATCCCGGCAAGGATGCCGACACATTTATTGACCTCGATCGCCTCTGGGCAGCCGTGGTGCGCCGCGCCAATGTCATTGCCGCCTCGGTCATCGCCGCTGTGGTTCTGGCCGGCCTTTATCTGGTGCTTGCAACCCCCGTTTACACCGCGATGACTCAGGTGCTTCTGGATGAAAGCCTTTCCCGTTACGCGGAAGAGGAATCGCCGGTACCTGCCGCCCAGATCGTCGACAACCGTATCGCCAGTGCTGTGGAAATTCTGAAATCCAAGGAAATGGCGCTGACCGTGGTCGACAAGGCCAAGCTCGACGAGAACGACACCATCGTCAATCCGTCGCTGTCGCCGGTCGATCTCGTGAAATCTTCCGTGCGCGGTATCGTCGATCTCATCCTGCCCGGAGATCCGCCGGCCTCCGAAGCGGCAATCCGCGCCGGACGCCGCGAAAAGGCAGCCGCCGTGCTGCAACAATCGCTGATCGTAGAGCGTGTCGGCCGCAGTTCGGTCATCGCCATTTCCACCCGTTCGACGGATCGGCAGCTTGCCGCGCTCATCGCCAAGACCTATGCGCAGGCCTATCTGACCGAACAGCTGAACGCCAATTTCGACGCCAGCGAGCGCGCTTCCGTGTGGCTTCAGGAGCGCATGAGCGACCTGAACCAGCGTGCGCAGGCCGCCCAGCTTGCCGTCGAAAAATTCAAGACGGACAATAATATCGTTTCTTCGCGCGGCGAGCTCATGTCGGAAGGCCAGTTGGCCGATCTCAACGGCCAGCTGATTGCCGCGCAGGCGGATGTCGCGACGGCTGCTGCACGTTATGGCCAGTACAAATCCATCATCGACCGGGGACCGGATGCAGCCGTTGACAATGCAGTCGTTTCCGCGCGGGATGCCGATAACTCGGTCATTCAGGACCTTCGCAAGCGCTACATCACGATCTCTGACCGATTGCAGGGCGTCGTCCAGCAATTCGGCGCCGACCACCCTCAGGCGGTAGCGCTGGAGAGTGAGAAGAAAGAGATTGCAAGGCAGATCTTCCAGGAACTGCAGCAGGTTACGGGCAGCCTGAAGAACGAATACGACGTCTCCAATTCCCGTGTGCAATCGCTTCGCGACAATATCGACCGCGTGGCGGGCCGCAATTCGCAGGCCAATATCACCATGGTGCAATTGCGTGAGCTGGAGCAGCGGGCAACCGCTCTGCGCACACTTTACCAGTCCTACCTCGGCCGCTTCGAAGAAGCATCCCAGAAACAGTCGCTGCCGATCGCCAAGGCCCGCATCATCTCCGAAGCGGGTCTGCCGACAGCTCCGTCCAGCCCGAAAAAGACGATGACCATGGCGCTTTCCGTCATTCTCGGCCTTATGCTGGGCGGCGGCATCGCAGCGCTTCTTGAGTTCCGGGATCGCTTTTTCCACACCGGCAACGATGTGCGCGACAATCTGCGCATGCGTTTTCTGGGCTACCTGCCCTTTATCGGGGAACGGGGTGCAGAAACCGCAAAGTCGGGTACCCCTGCCGCCACCCCCGGCAGCGAGAGCACGACCATCGATGAAAACGGTCAGGTCTCGTTCCAGAAAATGCTGCGCCTTGCCGTCGACAGCCCGCGCTCAAGCTTTGCCGAGACGCTGCGCAACGTGAAGCTGACGGCTGATGTCGTTATCCAGGAACGACAGTGCCGGGTAATCGGCGTCATCTCGTGCCTGCCGAACGAGGGTAAATCGGTCGTGGCGCTCAATCTCGCCGGTCTGATCGCCTCCACCGGCAAGCGCACGCTTGTGGTGGATGCCGACATCCGCAACCCTGGCCTTAGCCGCATGCTGACAACGCGGCAATCCGCCGGTCTGGTGGAGGTCGTGCTTGACGAGATACCGTGGACGCAGGCGGTAAAGGTCGATACCCGCACGAAAATGGGCATCCTTCCGGTTTCCACAAGCAACCAGTTTGCCCATTCAAGCGAGCTTCTTGCCTCCTCCGGCATGCGCAAATTCATCGAATCGGCGCGTGAGGCCTGCGACTACATCATTGTCGACCTTGCACCCGTCGTTCCCGTCATCGACGCAAAAGCCTTCGCACCGCAGGTCGATGGTTTCGTCTTCGTGACGGAATGGGGCAAGACGCCGATCCAGATGGTGCAGAACCTGATGGCCAACGAACCACAGATTGCCAACAAGACGTTGGGTATCGTGCTCAACAAGACCGATATGACGGAATTGCAGCGTTATGCAGGCCCCGGTGGTTCTGAGCATTATCACGAGACATTCGCGGCCTATTACGGCGACGCCAAACCGCCGGTGAAGGAAAACGCCTGA
- a CDS encoding glycosyltransferase family protein, translating to MIHVLYLAHDLSDPAIRRRVLTLVAGGARVTLAGFRRGQNRLAEIEGVVPVILGETADGQFLQRMAAVAKASLSLGKTLRGTPTPDVILARNLEMLALAKRAMSLYDRQPALVYECLDIHRLLLNEGKPGQLLNAAQRYFARDAKLLMTSSPAFVEHYFKPVSGLNLPVLLQENRVLALDAAVAATPQPRPPASGEPWKIGWFGALRCRKSLEILADFARRMDGKVEIILRGRPAYSEFADFDGFVAAAPHVHFHGAYKNPEDLATIYNEVQFTWAIDFFEEGQNSSWLLPNRLYEGCLYGTLPIALAGTETARFIEKRNIGFVLQNAGADDLAALFNTMTPQTYTDAFDALSALDKKQWLTDRDDCRQLVQQLSSLTKSASGHAREAAFSPV from the coding sequence ATGATCCATGTTCTTTATCTCGCGCATGATCTGTCGGACCCCGCCATTCGCCGGCGGGTGTTGACCTTGGTTGCGGGCGGCGCGCGGGTCACGCTGGCGGGCTTCCGGCGCGGACAGAACCGGCTTGCAGAGATCGAGGGCGTGGTGCCGGTCATTCTCGGAGAAACCGCCGATGGGCAGTTTCTTCAGCGCATGGCAGCCGTCGCCAAAGCCAGCCTCTCGCTCGGCAAAACATTACGCGGCACCCCCACGCCCGACGTCATTCTTGCCAGAAACCTGGAAATGCTGGCTCTCGCAAAACGGGCCATGTCGCTTTACGACCGCCAGCCGGCACTGGTTTACGAATGTCTCGACATTCACCGCCTGCTTCTCAATGAGGGCAAGCCGGGGCAGCTTCTCAATGCGGCCCAGCGCTATTTCGCCCGGGATGCCAAGCTGCTGATGACGAGTTCTCCAGCTTTCGTCGAGCATTATTTCAAACCCGTTTCCGGCCTGAACCTTCCCGTGCTGTTGCAGGAAAACAGGGTGCTGGCGCTTGATGCCGCTGTAGCAGCCACCCCACAACCGCGCCCGCCTGCCTCCGGCGAACCGTGGAAAATCGGCTGGTTTGGGGCGCTTCGATGCCGCAAATCGCTCGAAATACTCGCCGATTTTGCAAGGCGCATGGATGGCAAGGTCGAGATCATCCTGCGCGGCCGGCCGGCCTATTCGGAATTTGCGGATTTCGATGGTTTCGTGGCTGCCGCGCCGCATGTGCATTTCCACGGGGCCTACAAGAACCCTGAAGATCTGGCCACCATCTATAATGAAGTGCAGTTCACCTGGGCGATCGACTTCTTCGAGGAAGGCCAGAATTCAAGCTGGCTGCTGCCCAATCGGCTCTATGAGGGATGCCTTTACGGCACCCTGCCGATTGCACTTGCAGGCACGGAAACGGCTCGTTTCATCGAAAAGCGCAATATCGGTTTTGTTCTGCAAAATGCCGGCGCAGATGATCTGGCCGCTCTTTTCAACACTATGACTCCACAAACGTATACGGACGCCTTCGACGCCCTCTCGGCACTCGATAAGAAACAATGGCTGACCGACCGCGACGATTGCCGTCAGCTGGTCCAGCAATTGTCCTCTCTTACAAAATCCGCTTCCGGCCATGCCCGTGAAGCTGCGTTTTCACCCGTGTAG
- the exoK gene encoding endo-1,3-1,4-beta-glycanase ExoK produces the protein MTTFVTRVQTRILLAAALLATPFTTPSQAQEGNGASFIENFDQMDRSFWYVSDGWNNGAHQNCTWSKKLATVENGQLTLGFEEAKSGDRNFACGEIQTKGRYRYGTYEARMKAATGSGLNSAFFTYIGPTDKKPHDEIDFEVLGKNTGKVQLNQYISAKGGNEKLVPVEGGADAGFNDYAFVWEPQRLRYYVNGKLVHEVTDETKIPQNAQKIFFSLWGTDTLKDWMGAFSYSGATQMIVDRFAFTALGDKCQFPESIACALN, from the coding sequence ATGACAACATTTGTCACCCGCGTTCAGACACGCATTCTTCTCGCCGCCGCCCTGCTGGCGACACCCTTCACGACACCGAGCCAGGCACAAGAAGGCAACGGTGCATCCTTCATCGAGAATTTCGATCAGATGGACCGGTCGTTCTGGTACGTCTCCGACGGCTGGAACAACGGTGCGCATCAGAACTGCACCTGGTCGAAGAAACTGGCCACGGTGGAAAACGGCCAGCTGACGCTTGGTTTTGAGGAAGCAAAGTCCGGCGACCGCAACTTCGCCTGCGGTGAAATCCAGACCAAGGGGCGTTATCGCTACGGCACCTATGAAGCACGGATGAAAGCCGCTACCGGCTCCGGGTTGAACTCCGCCTTTTTCACCTATATCGGCCCGACCGACAAAAAGCCCCATGATGAAATCGACTTCGAGGTTTTGGGCAAGAATACGGGCAAGGTGCAGCTGAACCAGTATATTTCCGCCAAGGGCGGCAATGAGAAACTGGTGCCGGTAGAAGGCGGAGCTGATGCTGGCTTCAACGATTACGCCTTCGTGTGGGAGCCTCAGCGCCTGCGTTACTACGTCAACGGCAAGCTCGTTCACGAAGTCACGGATGAGACCAAGATTCCGCAGAATGCCCAGAAGATTTTCTTCAGCCTGTGGGGAACCGACACGTTGAAGGACTGGATGGGTGCCTTTTCCTATTCCGGCGCAACACAGATGATTGTTGACCGCTTCGCCTTCACGGCGCTCGGCGACAAATGCCAGTTTCCCGAATCCATCGCCTGCGCCCTTAACTGA
- a CDS encoding glycosyltransferase family 2 protein — translation MTDLIVTEPHNSKTVDIGICTYRRPALVATLLSLFELEVPEGVTVRLIVADNDEEPSAKASVDRLRETSPFEIAYVHCPKSNISIARNACLSECRADYLAFIDDDETAPPHWLAALLEKAGETGADVVLGPVTAVYRENAPGWMKRGDFHSTVPVWVNGEIITGYTCNTLLKMDAPSVKDRRFALALGQSGGEDTHFFSHLHASGGRIVFAQKAVLSEPVPENRARFMWLAKRRFRSGQTHGRVLAEKKPGARRVMQVLKAGSKVLYCAVFAALNGFNAVRRNRYALRGALHLGSVSGAFGVREIRQYGAVEAT, via the coding sequence ATGACCGACCTCATCGTCACCGAACCACACAATTCAAAGACCGTCGATATCGGCATCTGTACCTACAGACGTCCGGCGCTGGTCGCCACACTTCTGTCACTGTTCGAACTGGAAGTGCCCGAAGGCGTGACAGTTCGCCTGATCGTTGCCGACAATGATGAGGAACCGAGTGCCAAGGCAAGTGTGGATCGGCTGCGTGAAACTTCGCCTTTCGAGATCGCCTATGTCCATTGCCCGAAATCGAATATCTCGATTGCCCGCAACGCCTGCCTCTCTGAATGCCGGGCAGACTATCTGGCCTTTATCGACGATGATGAGACCGCCCCGCCGCACTGGCTGGCCGCACTTCTGGAAAAGGCAGGCGAAACCGGCGCGGATGTCGTTCTTGGCCCAGTGACGGCGGTTTACCGTGAGAATGCGCCGGGCTGGATGAAACGTGGCGATTTTCACTCGACCGTGCCCGTCTGGGTGAATGGCGAGATCATCACCGGCTACACCTGCAACACGCTTCTCAAGATGGACGCCCCATCGGTAAAGGACCGGCGTTTTGCGCTGGCGCTCGGCCAGAGCGGCGGTGAGGACACGCATTTCTTCTCGCATCTCCATGCTTCGGGCGGTCGCATCGTCTTTGCGCAAAAGGCCGTGCTCTCCGAGCCGGTGCCGGAAAACCGCGCCCGTTTCATGTGGCTTGCCAAACGTCGCTTCCGCTCCGGCCAGACCCATGGCCGTGTGCTTGCCGAAAAGAAACCCGGCGCAAGACGCGTGATGCAGGTGCTGAAGGCAGGATCGAAAGTTCTCTATTGCGCCGTCTTTGCCGCCCTGAACGGTTTCAACGCCGTGCGCCGCAACCGCTATGCCCTGCGCGGCGCCTTGCATCTCGGCTCGGTAAGCGGCGCCTTCGGAGTGCGCGAAATCCGCCAATACGGCGCGGTGGAGGCAACCTGA
- a CDS encoding 2-hydroxyacid dehydrogenase — MPSPIALVSRMNAQAEAIWKQELRDAMPEEEILSFSELSGEQKRAVDFAIVANPDPVDIAALPGLSWIHSLWAGVERLVLELGDKAPPIVRLKDPELSRVMAEAVLAWTYYLQRDMPAYRENQQKALWQELDYRHPGEMTIGLLGLGALGTAAAQRLLHAGFNVSGWSRSAKAIEGVATLTGDDGLEDLLEKSDILVCLVPLTDATRGLLNADRLGAMKKGAALINFARGAVVVADDLIAALDSGQLSHAVLDVFEQEPLPPASAFWQHPKVTVLPHISAPTSRESSAKIVAGNVKTWRETGTLPETVDMTRGY, encoded by the coding sequence ATGCCATCACCCATCGCCCTTGTTTCGCGGATGAATGCGCAAGCGGAGGCCATATGGAAGCAAGAGCTTCGCGACGCCATGCCGGAAGAGGAAATCCTCTCCTTTTCCGAATTGAGCGGGGAGCAGAAACGCGCGGTGGACTTCGCCATCGTCGCCAATCCCGATCCAGTCGACATTGCCGCCTTGCCGGGTCTTTCGTGGATTCACAGCCTGTGGGCAGGTGTCGAACGGCTCGTGCTGGAACTGGGAGACAAGGCGCCGCCGATCGTCAGGCTGAAAGACCCGGAGCTTTCACGCGTGATGGCGGAAGCCGTGCTGGCATGGACCTATTACCTGCAACGCGACATGCCGGCCTATCGCGAAAACCAGCAAAAAGCCCTCTGGCAGGAACTCGATTATCGGCATCCGGGCGAGATGACCATCGGCCTCCTCGGCCTCGGCGCGCTTGGAACGGCTGCGGCGCAACGCCTGCTTCATGCAGGCTTCAACGTTTCCGGCTGGAGCCGCTCGGCCAAGGCAATCGAGGGAGTGGCAACGCTGACGGGCGATGACGGGCTGGAGGACTTGCTGGAAAAAAGCGACATTCTCGTCTGTCTGGTGCCGCTGACCGATGCGACGCGCGGCCTTCTGAATGCCGACCGTCTCGGCGCCATGAAAAAGGGAGCCGCACTCATCAATTTTGCCCGCGGAGCCGTCGTCGTCGCCGATGACCTGATCGCGGCGCTTGATTCCGGCCAGCTTTCGCATGCGGTTCTCGATGTCTTCGAACAGGAGCCGCTACCTCCCGCCTCCGCATTCTGGCAGCACCCGAAAGTGACCGTCCTGCCACATATTTCCGCGCCGACAAGCCGGGAAAGTTCCGCGAAAATAGTGGCAGGCAATGTCAAGACATGGCGTGAAACAGGCA
- a CDS encoding glycosyltransferase family 2 protein gives MEGLGHSGIKTLIVIPCLNEAKTIEALLRKFTGAMDGRIFRIVVADGGSTDGTRDIVSAFAVTDDRVTLLPNPKRIQSAGINLAVSTFGEDFDYLIRIDAHGDYPDDYCQRLIEDADRTGADSVVVAMDTVGHGLFQKATAIAQNSKLGNGGSKHREGAKGHWIDHGHHALMRIAAFDAVGGYDESFSHNEDAELDFRLRKSGFRIWMTDKTRMTYYPRASVMPLFKQYLAYGRGRAKNLLKHRSIPKIRQMIPLAVLPVFVLALLSLVHWAALIPLGLWIAACVGYGLWMAIGQKNPYGPLAAFSAMVMHLAWSTGFWLELLKFRGKKAVS, from the coding sequence ATGGAAGGTCTTGGTCATTCCGGCATCAAAACTCTGATCGTCATTCCCTGCCTCAACGAGGCAAAGACGATCGAGGCCTTGCTGCGAAAATTCACCGGCGCGATGGACGGACGTATTTTCCGCATCGTTGTTGCCGATGGCGGCAGCACGGACGGCACGCGCGACATCGTTTCCGCCTTCGCCGTAACGGATGACCGCGTTACGCTCCTTCCCAATCCCAAGCGCATCCAGAGCGCCGGTATAAACCTGGCCGTATCCACTTTCGGCGAGGATTTCGACTACCTCATCCGCATCGACGCCCATGGCGATTATCCGGATGATTATTGCCAGCGGCTAATCGAGGACGCGGATCGCACCGGCGCGGATTCCGTCGTGGTCGCCATGGATACGGTCGGGCACGGCCTGTTCCAGAAAGCGACGGCGATTGCGCAGAATTCCAAACTCGGCAATGGCGGCTCCAAGCACCGCGAAGGCGCCAAGGGACACTGGATCGACCATGGCCACCACGCGCTGATGCGGATCGCCGCCTTCGACGCGGTCGGTGGTTACGATGAAAGCTTCAGCCACAACGAGGATGCCGAACTGGATTTCCGGCTGCGCAAATCCGGTTTCCGTATATGGATGACCGACAAGACCCGCATGACCTATTATCCGCGCGCCAGCGTCATGCCTCTGTTCAAGCAATATCTCGCCTATGGCCGTGGCCGGGCAAAGAACCTGCTGAAACATCGCTCGATCCCGAAGATCCGCCAGATGATTCCGCTGGCTGTCCTGCCGGTCTTCGTGCTTGCCCTGCTGTCGCTTGTGCATTGGGCAGCACTTATTCCGCTCGGCCTCTGGATCGCCGCATGTGTGGGTTATGGCTTGTGGATGGCAATAGGTCAGAAAAACCCATACGGCCCGCTCGCCGCCTTTTCCGCAATGGTGATGCATCTGGCGTGGTCCACCGGCTTCTGGCTGGAACTCCTGAAATTCCGGGGAAAAAAGGCTGTCTCATGA